From the genome of Vicia villosa cultivar HV-30 ecotype Madison, WI linkage group LG2, Vvil1.0, whole genome shotgun sequence, one region includes:
- the LOC131648650 gene encoding uncharacterized protein LOC131648650 — protein sequence MSSFDRPFGHFMRVLVDLDLQKKFIDKILVERVGFAFFVDIEYEKVPDFYSFFSSIGHTVNTCKRKVNSKDNAGERKQNKVDITLKGKKVVEVVEVDTNSEEEATKDQTKQDNNLVAGVTSNKQALNALVDSTAVVNYVTKPSTEEEGNSESEYIDDTLMVEEVPETQIDEAHRKQITDFLQDSWDNLADKDKDDDQGVDLLPEKDFKLVTSKRRKGKKSLAQGNTRLVSSQPPRLQ from the coding sequence ATGTCCTCTTTTGATAGGCCTTTTGGACATTTTATGCGTGTCTTGGTTGATTTGGATCttcaaaaaaaattcattgaTAAAATACTGGTTGAAAGAGTAGGATTCGCGTTCTTTGTGGACATAGAGTATGAAAAAGTTCCGGATTTCTATTCTTTCTTCTCGAGTATTGGTCACACAGTGAATACTTGTAAAAGGAAAGTAAATAGCAAAGACAATGCAGGGGAAAGGAAGCAAAACAAAGTTGACATAACTCTTAAAGGTAAGAAAGTTGTGGAGGTAGTAGAAGTTGACACTAACTCTGAGGAAGAGGCTACCAAGGACCAGACAAAGCAGGATAACAACCTCGTGGCAGGAGTAACTTCCAACAAGCAAGCCCTAAATGCTTTAGTGGATTCCACTGCAGTTGTTAATTATGTTACAAAACCATCCACTGAGGAGGAAGGAAATTCAGAGAGTGAATACATTGATGATACCCTTATGGTTGAAGAGGTCCCTGAAACCCAAATTGATGAAGCTCATAGGAAGCAAATCACTGACTTTCTGCAGGACTCTTGGGACAACTTGGCTGATAAGGACAAGGATGATGATCAGGGAGTGGATCTCTTGCCTGAGAAGGATTTCAAACTAGTTACTTCAAAGAGAAGAAAAGGCAAGAAAAGTTTGGCCCAAGGAAACACTAGACTGGTGTCTAGTCAACCACCTAGATTACAATGA